From the Gadus chalcogrammus isolate NIFS_2021 chromosome 18, NIFS_Gcha_1.0, whole genome shotgun sequence genome, the window gaggaggagcccaGCCCAGGCTCCATGTTGAGTCTGGTCAGGGATGAGAGTTTAGTTCTCACTCCTCGCCTCCTAGCCTCCACAGGGCAGCAGAGCCTCGGAGAAAGTCGCTTAATGGACCACAGCAGTCTCCACACACTGGAGATGACGAAAGCTGAGGTTGTCCAGAACTCAGTGGAAAGCTCTTCCTGTCCCGAATCCGATGTCACCCGTGAATCCATCCTTCCCCATGGGGTAGTGGTTCTGGGAGCTGAGGTTGTCCAGAGCTCACTGGAAACATCCTCCTTCCCCGAATCTGATGTCACCCGCGAATCCATCCTTCCCCATGGCGAAGTGGCTCTGGAAGCTGAGGTTGTCCAGAGGTCACTGGAAACATCCTCCTTTCCCGAATCTGATGTAACCTGTGAATCCATCCTTCCCCATGGGGAAATGGCTCTGGGTTCTCCATCGCTGTGCTCCGCTTCTGCTTCCCAATTCCCTGACAGGACAACTCTGGTCCTAGCATTGGACCACCCGAGGCAGCCCGAGCTCAACACCACCCAGGTCCTCAACACCACCCAGGTCCTCAACAACACCCAGGTGCTCAACACCATCCAGGTCCTCAACACCACCCAGGTGCTCAGCGAGAATGCGGTGGAGGTGGCAAGCAATGACAGCCCACGGTCTGAGCAGGGGTCCGCCCCGCGCTCTGGGAACGACACCTACTTCAGTCCACCTAGTGACTCCTCGATGAACAGCAATGTCACTATGGAGGCCATCGACTCCTCGGGGGTCAAGTGCCACCTAAGTTTGCCGCTCAACAAACAGCTGTCGGAACCCGTTTCCATTAGACCCAGTGCAGTGGTCTCACTGGGCGATGCCTGCTCAGGTGTCAAACTCGAGGACACCTTTAAGAGCATCTCTTCTCCAACCCTAGGTGCCCAAGGATGTAGTCAAGACAACCAGAGCGTCGGCCAAGACAACCAGAGCGTCGGCCAAGACAACCAGAGCGTCGGCCAAGACAACCAGAGCGTCGGCCAAGACAACCTGAGCGGAAGTCACTTTGAAGCCCAACCCAGAGCGTTATCAACTGCCACTCACAATGGGTCCAATAATAACCTGGTTGTGGCGCTGGACCTGCGGTCCGAGGTCAACACCACCCATGGGTCCAGGGGGGCAACGGCCGACAGGGCGAGCAGCACCATGACCGTCTCCCCACAGGACGCCTCCAGACCTCTGTCCCCAGCACCCAGCGCCACAAAGAGTGACGAGAATTCACTGAGATGCCAAACGCTGGCATGCACACCCGTTTATAAATGCAGTGCCGACCTCAACTTTGACGACACATTCGAGAGAGCTTCTCCTCCCAAGGCAAGTGCCCTGAACTGTCAAGCCAATCAGACAGCTGGATGTTTGATCACCTCCACGCCCATGTCAGACTGGAAAGTCTATGTGCCCACGAGCCAGACCTCACAGGTGCAGAAGAGGGGGTACTCTGACGGTCCATCTAAGCCCCTCCCACAGACAAGCAGCCCTGCCGCCAGTGCGGACCATGTGGCCGCCAGTGCGGACCATGTGGCCGCCAGTGCGGACCATGTGGCCGCCCCGGATGTTCGCTCGCTCCTGCCAAACCAGGGTCCTGCCCGAGCCATACCCCGCAGTCTCCGGTACAATTCCGCCCCTGGTGGCACGGGGCGGCGCCTCAGCCTCGCCCCTACAGGGAGGAGAGTGTCAGCCATGGCTCCGCCCCCTAAACAGGTAGGCTCCTTTCCTCGACCTTCTGGATTCACTACCTAATCCAATGCCGTGCTCCTGCACACAATGGGGCCATAAGCGCCTAGGCAATAGTGGACAAGCTTGCCTTTGGCTAAAATTGCAGTCCCCCTGCTAAGACAATTAAATTAAACCAAATAAATTCAAAATTTCTCAAAAAGTTTCATGTAATGACTACAAACGCTAAACACTATTAAAAAATATCTTTGTTATTCCcgtattatttttctttttttaatgaaacCAGTGTGAAGATTAAGCTTAAATTCACACCCTCTACTCTTGCCCTAAACCAAATTCAGATCTTGTGCTTTAGATAAGTTTCTTTTAATAAAAGTGTTTGTGTAAATATCATTTGTTGCCCAGAGCAAACCAAAGAACAGCATACCAGACACCACCAGCACAACCAGTATACCCAGCACCACTGGTATATCGAACACCACCAGCCTCTGCCCTGCACCACCAGGTGAGTGAGGTGATTGAGTGAGTTAGTGTCCCTCTCGGTCTATACATACGTGCTGATGTTATGTTGCTAACTACCCTTCCCACAGGCCTCAAACCGCCAAGGAGAGTCCTTCATAAACCGGCTGCAACGGGCATCCCAGCGACCAATCGGAGGACTCTACCAGGTCTCAGACCGCCTACTGCACGACTTGCCACCGCAGCCTCGTCCAATGATAAGCCTGGTCCATCCTCAGGTACCCTGCTCTGTGACCTTTAGCTTTCTCGTTCACACATCGGATTGGCCACCCAAGCCTAATCCTAGCACCCATTCATCTCTGACAGTGGATAGCAtttgaatcaaatcaaaatcacAAACTGTATGCTTGTGGTATTGTTTTTTACAACCCAATTCTAccaataattattttattgtacaAACGGGTAGGAAGGAGGATTCAACTCTGGGGAGCCCCAGTTTGAGGACCGATTATCCCATGCAAATCAATCCTTTCTCAGAGAATCCATATCGTCAATTATGCattaaaggtgccatggcatgaaaatctcactttatgaggttttctaacataaatatgagttcccctagcctgcctatggtgccccagtggctaaaacttgcgttcggtgtaaaacaagcactaggtgttctgctcgcctttggaaaaaacggaggctgaagcgcgctgatttggaatgtggccccatatgtcgtcataaatgatctaagctcctccccttactctgcctggcccgcccagagaatttggccacgccaatgagacacgaccatgcgagcgccacatgtgtgtgttgttggtgttatggcgcataacacgtcggttctttgacgtctcttgaatttccacaacgagactgtagttggggttatctcagccatggttgagaaggaattggcgCAAAGGaattttggctttgactccctgaagtacatgaactgcgacatgccgccggttgccgcgaggcaccactgCCGCGAACCACCGTTTGTCATttataatatcgtctggaggcgcacacagcttttggccgtgataatatgtattatatgatatagatatctatgtattacatgctattatttagatatagagctccaggactgtaacgcaagtgttgtacacttccttgttatttggataaccgttctgcttttggtgttatggcgcataacacgtcgaaCTCTCATTTCTGGTATTTCTACGACGacactcgtattgggggttatctcagccatggttgagaatgaattgggggaaaggaactttggctttgactccctcaagaacatgaaccacgacatgaaggagaaagggattgttggcggcgaatgtctcctgcttgagccccgcttcccgctgccgagggaccaccgcctcggcgctgcaggaggcggaggtggcaCATTTTGAATACcgtgttagtggcccactaatacctatattaaagcatccataaaatagcatgtcatggcacctttaaggCACATTTGTTCTGACTAATTCTCCATAATGATGTGGTCTGGTGCCCCCCGCGGCTGGTTTGGCCTCCTCCCGGTGTTCTCCTACAGCTTTGACATGACGTTGTCATGGAGATGGTGAAGTGTAGATGTTGTGTTTCTCCAGCAGACAGTCGCCGTGAGTCGCTGAGCCAGGCCAAGAGGAGCTTGCAGCCCGGGAGTGAAGCTCTGGGGCTggccaagaggaggaggacaggtggGTTGGGGGAGTTTAGAGCTGACCTGCCTTTCACCCAGTGGTCCCCTAGCCAATCAGCGCTATGTTTGAGCTGCTACTCATCACTATGTTTGAGCTGCTACTCATCACTTTGTTTGAGCTGCTACTCATTACTTAGTGTGAGCTACTACTCATCACTTAGTTTGAGCTACTACTCATCACTTGGTTTGAGCTACTACTCATCACTTGGTTTGAGCTACTACTCATCACTTGGTTTGAGCTACTACTCATCACTTGGTTTGAGCTACTACTCATCACTTGGTTTGAGCTGCTACTCATAACTTAGTTTGAGCTACTACTCATCACTTAGTTTGAGCTACTACTCATCACGTAGTTTGAGCTGCTACTCATAACTTAGTTTGAGCTACTACTCATCACTTAGTTTGAGCTACTACTCATCACTTAGTTTGAACTACTACTCATTACTTAGTTTCAGCTACTTCTCATCACTTTGAGCTACTACAAACCACTTAGTTTCAGCTACTACTCATCACTTAGTTTGAGCTACTACTCATCACTGGTTGACGTGACGTTTCCTTGGACATATCATTCATTAGGGGTCCTACGAAAAAAACGTAGGAACCTATGTAggaatattattattttcctgACTTTTTCGGATCGAAAGTTATAAAAATTGGCAGGCTTGTAGAACTTGTAAAATGTGTAAGGGAATCAAAAGATGGGCAACACATAGGTGGTGCTATAACAAGGCCTGGAAGTTCAGCCTTTGAAAAGGCTGCCATTACCACTAGCAAGGTACAATATGCATGAAACTCAGTATACATGCACCATTCGTCATGAAGAACAACTTTCAATCAAAACCCATATGGTCAGACCATTTGGATATTGCGCATTGACCACAACTTGACCAAAGGCCAACTCTCAAACAGATTTGGGGCCCGAGGTGGGACTATGGTGATGAATTCATAGTAATAAGGCCGAAGGCGGCAGAGATATACATTTTTAAGTGAAATCGATGGATATCTCCGATGTTTAAAGTGGTGTAACATTGCGTCAAAAACACGTAGGCTCGGCTGTCAAATATGGTTACTAAGAGTTGATTCCATAGTATACCTTTGCCAAATTTCTGAAAAGAGACTGGGCAACGGTCTTCAATGGTCTACAGTTATTAACCCATACATAGTCCCATGGAAGAAGGAGAAACCAGAGCCATACACAGTAATTCAACTAAAGAAATTACAACTTGATGCAGGCTGTTGGACAAGCAGGCTGTATGAGGTTTCCATCTCCACAGCTGAGCGTAACTGTGTGACTCTCGTTTCTTCATTTCTCATGGTACTGCACAAGTTACATTCCTCACACAATGATATggttaaaataataatctgaCAGTATTTACTTATGTATGTTCTTCTCACCACCACTGAAGTACACATCTGCTTCCAGGTCATCTGTGCATACTGTTGCTCACAATGAAAGGCTCTTCTAAGTTCCTTGTCCACTGACCTAAAAACAAGCAATGTCTGTACCGGTTGTGGTTGTGCTCTGCTTTCTGCCCTGTATATAATGATTCATGTCTGCCACTCAACTAAATCGTTAAGGCAGTCCTGATTCTGTCTCTTTATGAACTCTGCTCTTTTCtgatgtattaactgtggcttcATGTGGCCCCACACAGGCTAAATATGGCTCGGTTAGCGAACGCTACAGAATTCTCAATATAATATCAGTTGAAGCAGATGCACCAAATAGAATAAGCTGGGGTCCCAAAGGTTTCAGACACTACTGTTGGTTCATGTGTTGGTAACTGCCTTATTAGTTACCATTTAACCCCCATGATGTGTAGAGATGGTCCTGATACATACTGTTGTTTCAGTATGTACCCCCACAGATGTTCCAGGACCTTCTACCACCATGGAGGCCTCCGTTCTGTCTCTGGAGCCCACCAGGGGGGCCTGTGGCCTGAGGGCTCCTCCCCCAAGAACCTGCAAGACCCCAGCACTGGGTGAGACCACATGACATTGGACACGCCCACACGTTGCTCTGCTTGTCCAACGCTGTTCGCCCTCATTTACCCCTCAGTCCCATTGGCCACGCCCACAGGGTGGGGCTGTTCGCCCTCATTTACCCCTCAGTCCCATTGGCCACGCCCACAGGGTGGGGCTGTTCGCCCTCATTTACCCCTCAGTCCCATTGGCCACGCCCACAGGGTGGGGCTGTTCGCTCTCATTAACCCCTCAGTCCCAGAGTCCTTGTCCCGCATCAATGAAGGGCCTCTTACTTTATAGTCTGGTCTACTGGCTAGGGGGTTCGGTTTCCACCCCAGCTGTCCGCAATCGGCCTCTAGGTGTCATAGCAAGATGCCCCCTAAAGGCCGATTCATACTTCCGGATACGGACGAAATTCGTCAGTCCGTAACAAACGTTGTCTCCGGGACAACCCTTCATAGCtccgttgttatggatgttacgcaatacaTCCTCTAGCGGGCAGTGACTGTCCTGTCACAAATTACCGGtatcgacaatcgcaaacattgcatctgtagaggagatgaatttgctttgtgtcatccgaaatctGCAAAAAAAATTGTAGGCCTACGCGGCGgaggcatgtgacacccctcaccaacccgcagattatctcctcaaaatgttgcgccattttaaatgaccagttacaactcattgccaaagcagatgaacaataaaataaaaaggtcataaaaagtaaaaagtttAAAGTTCCATTTGACACAAATGGGGAACCATAGTGGATGATGCAGCAATAAGCGGATGTGTTTTAATCTTTCTGATGATCCTTCCAGCTGGGTGTTCAAACTGTGCCCTGCTGAACAAGGAGCTAGAGAAGAATCGTGCGGTGATAAGAGGACTGCAGAAAGTACTGGATGGCTTCGGTATGTTGCTGGCATGCTTCTGCGTCACTAATACTGCTTCTACCTGTCCCTCTgttctgactcctcctcttcagtccctctgttctgactcctcctcctcagtccctctgttctgactcctcctcttcagtccctctgttctgactcctcctcttcagtccctctgttctgactcctcctcttcagtccctctgttctgactcctcctcttcagtccctctgttctgactcctcctcttcagtccccgtgttctgactcctcctcttcagtccctctgttctgactcctcctcttcagtccccgtgttctgactcctcctcttcagtc encodes:
- the LOC130371878 gene encoding mucin-17-like isoform X2, which encodes MANLTATLGAPSYDPTENEDRENIPPPADSAPRPPREPNQNVPDERVFPLYREVVDKWHNTMKNLGQSPLSSPDIGDEALPELSMLDTTAETSHLSLAKTRSPAAASLSSTPRYSREMDKWHNTMANLGQSPLGSPDIGDEMLPELSMLDTTAETSHLSLAKTRSPAAASHSSTPRYSREMESGLTPGFKSFNLPGKNSRKGLTPGPARHGLTAIHNMPHLNQELFTTEYHKRRESLGRLPAGPDSLAPAGWPCFWLQDETLPEVSLMDSTMECSNLSTNGAAPSFVPPVPERHLAVTPKVEEEPSPGSMLSLVRDESLVLTPRLLASTGQQSLGESRLMDHSSLHTLEMTKAEVVQNSVESSSCPESDVTRESILPHGVVVLGAEVVQSSLETSSFPESDVTRESILPHGEVALEAEVVQRSLETSSFPESDVTCESILPHGEMALGSPSLCSASASQFPDRTTLVLALDHPRQPELNTTQVLNTTQVLNNTQVLNTIQVLNTTQVLSENAVEVASNDSPRSEQGSAPRSGNDTYFSPPSDSSMNSNVTMEAIDSSGVKCHLSLPLNKQLSEPVSIRPSAVVSLGDACSGVKLEDTFKSISSPTLGAQGCSQDNQSVGQDNQSVGQDNQSVGQDNQSVGQDNLSGSHFEAQPRALSTATHNGSNNNLVVALDLRSEVNTTHGSRGATADRASSTMTVSPQDASRPLSPAPSATKSDENSLRCQTLACTPVYKCSADLNFDDTFERASPPKASALNCQANQTAGCLITSTPMSDWKVYVPTSQTSQVQKRGYSDGPSKPLPQTSSPAASADHVAASADHVAASADHVAAPDVRSLLPNQGPARAIPRSLRYNSAPGGTGRRLSLAPTGRRVSAMAPPPKQSKPKNSIPDTTSTTSIPSTTGISNTTSLCPAPPGLKPPRRVLHKPAATGIPATNRRTLPGLRPPTARLATAASSNDKPGPSSDSRRESLSQAKRSLQPGSEALGLAKRRRTVCTPTDVPGPSTTMEASVLSLEPTRGACGLRAPPPRTCKTPALAGCSNCALLNKELEKNRAVIRGLQKVLDGFVTPAS
- the LOC130371878 gene encoding mucin-17-like isoform X1, which gives rise to MANLTATLGAPSYDPTENEDRENIPPPADSAPRPPREPNQNVPDERVFPLYREVVDKWHNTMKNLGQSPLSSPDIGDEALPELSMLDTTAETSHLSLAKTRSPAAASLSSTPRYSREMDKWHNTMANLGQSPLGSPDIGDEMLPELSMLDTTAETSHLSLAKTRSPAAASHSSTPRYSREMESGLTPGFKSFNLPGKNSRKGLTPGPARHGLTAIHNMPHLNQELFTTEYHKRRESLGRLPAGPDSLAPAGWPCFWLQDETLPEVSLMDSTMECSNLSTNGAAPSFVPPVPERHLAVTPKVEEEPSPGSMLSLVRDESLVLTPRLLASTGQQSLGESRLMDHSSLHTLEMTKAEVVQNSVESSSCPESDVTRESILPHGVVVLGAEVVQSSLETSSFPESDVTRESILPHGEVALEAEVVQRSLETSSFPESDVTCESILPHGEMALGSPSLCSASASQFPDRTTLVLALDHPRQPELNTTQVLNTTQVLNNTQVLNTIQVLNTTQVLSENAVEVASNDSPRSEQGSAPRSGNDTYFSPPSDSSMNSNVTMEAIDSSGVKCHLSLPLNKQLSEPVSIRPSAVVSLGDACSGVKLEDTFKSISSPTLGAQGCSQDNQSVGQDNQSVGQDNQSVGQDNQSVGQDNLSGSHFEAQPRALSTATHNGSNNNLVVALDLRSEVNTTHGSRGATADRASSTMTVSPQDASRPLSPAPSATKSDENSLRCQTLACTPVYKCSADLNFDDTFERASPPKASALNCQANQTAGCLITSTPMSDWKVYVPTSQTSQVQKRGYSDGPSKPLPQTSSPAASADHVAASADHVAASADHVAAPDVRSLLPNQGPARAIPRSLRYNSAPGGTGRRLSLAPTGRRVSAMAPPPKQSKPKNSIPDTTSTTSIPSTTGISNTTSLCPAPPGLKPPRRVLHKPAATGIPATNRRTLPGLRPPTARLATAASSNDKPGPSSADSRRESLSQAKRSLQPGSEALGLAKRRRTVCTPTDVPGPSTTMEASVLSLEPTRGACGLRAPPPRTCKTPALAGCSNCALLNKELEKNRAVIRGLQKVLDGFVTPAS